The genomic window TTACTGCTATTTTCTAAGCACAAACACTGTGTCAAAACAAAGGTGACGATTATGATCATACACATCTTTACACCTATgatcaaatataataaatacgatcttttctcaaattttgactacttttttattattccaatttacatacttttttaatatagtttcaaactttataaaaattcgataaattttcatgaaaatctcaaactttttaaacacagttaaaaaaaaaaggtgtgcatTCGTCACatagagaaaatgcgcaagatCGGCATGGGgaaaaatgctcaaaaatcAAGTGGAATTTTGAGCGGCATCAGGCTTGCTCTTTATAatactgaaataaaatttaaaaaatgtaatatagacaAAACTGGTCCAAATATTGtgtgtttattattttgatcatgtgtgtgtatatacgaaattttttgtgtattttgtattttatatttttaacttaaaactaatttaaattacACTTTATAAAGTATCAGTATCAATATGTCATTAATAATATTAGCATACaccttatttatttagtaaaagtcGATCGCGAAAAGCAACTTGTTGTTTTGGACGAACTCTTGGAAGATATCTCCGTGGATGAGTTGCAAGAAACACTGCCAGGGCATCAGCCTCGTTACGTCATTTACACATACAAAATGATTCACGATGACCAAAGAATTTCATATCCGATGTGTTTTATATTCTACACTCCGCGCGACAGTCAGGTAAATAGGGTCCAATTAAGCTATTTGGAAAAATCAAACTCTCATATTACTCTTTAATTTCGACAGATTGAACTGCAAATGATGTATGCTTGTACCAAAAGTGCCCTCCAACGCGAGGTAGATTTGACGCGTGTCTATGAAATACGTGAATTAGATGAACTTACTGAGGAATGGCTCAGGGAAAAACTCAAGTAAACACATCCAAAACAATTGACAAGATTTCCAATTGATAAGCAATATTGTGTATATGTTCGTTGGGTCGATAGCGTGCATGGAACTACCAAATTACCAACGATTTTACAccaaatatgtgtaaaaaattaGTGCAGAATATAATTCAAGTATATATTATTAATAGCAGGGAAACCACCCAAAAATATAATcataagatttgtttattttgaaatccTACCGTGAAAAGACCAAATTgtcaaatacttaaaaatattccatGACAAAAGTGAAGTATTTCAttcccacatttttttatatacattaaaGTAGTTTTATAGCTCAAGAGTTGCGTTTGCGTAGAATTTGTAGTAGATtaataataaaagagaaaacaatattacattttacataACAAAAGAAGCTGTGCTtgccaaatttaattttatttactttgtaatgcttcgtattttttaattagatttttaaatatattgtacgAGAATATTGTACGTGGATTTTTAAAGGAAATCTTCCAACTTTGTATACACTTTATCAATATatacgtaaaaataaatatacatacatatatacaaaaaaaaaaaaaaaaaaaaaaaagtccttATTGTGAGCATTACCTCCATTATTGTAGCTAAGATAGAATATGAAAGTGAGGTATATTTCGACCTTAGGTCTATTGTGCCTAGTGTTGTTCCAATGCAAATAACAACGAGTAAATATTCGATGCTCTGTTAAAATACTGAGCACGTTTTGTACTCGAGTCCTTCATTCAAGTACTCAAGTGACAGTTAAAAACTGTTCTTGCTTTTCTTTTAAGAATGTCGGTTTCGAAAATGCATCAGTGAAGGTGTACTGGTAGATCGGAGCTACAAAAACGATTCGACCAAGTAGAGTTCCATAGTACCATTATTATAGGCTCTACATTCAACCGCATTCACATCAGGAACCCCGTGGCTCATTCAAAAGTAGTCCAGAAGATTGGAGGGCTTGCTAAAGCTGAAGCTATTAATGTTTCCGCGTTCCCGTTTAAATGAGTCGAAAGAGGTAATTGTGAGAACGAATGATTTTTGAGAGCATCACCGAGGTCTCTTATTAgggcaaaaaaatacgaaaaatagaTGCACGAATTTTCGCGATATATAACGGCACAAATTCAAAAAAGCAAAtctttagaaaaaagaaaaaaactgaatGGCACAATTCTAATCGTTTATAGCAAAAAGGTTTCTCTGTGTGAATTTTAGATTCGCATAAATGTCGAGCACTTCTCTCCAATACTGGTGCAGTATCGATACAGATACCGACAGAGGCAGACTGGGATGCGAGCAGCAAATCTGGTGTAATGTTTCTTCGAGCGAGTCATAGAATAAGCAAGGGTCGCTAGCTTATATCCTAAGCCTGTACAGGCGGATTCGCAATCTGCAGTGACCAGTTAGAATGCCTATGAGCATTCTTCAGTTTGTTCTTAAGTTCCGTAGCCTTTGTtctcctgttgttgttgttgtagcagcataaacattccccatacttacatatgggGAATGGTGCTGAAGTGACACTCCTAAGCcgtatataaatccgggtcgttccggtaatatAGAGTAGATTGTTGTGGGAACGCCGTTCCGGTATCCTAGAACCAACTCTtctttgatggtgtgttgtaCCAATGAGAAAGAATATTTAAGTCCTCTAGCTTTGAAACCGCCGTCTCTGGTTAACCCACGAACTAGCTCGTTTTCATTTACGCCCTTATGTCCCAGAACCCATAGGAGCTGAACGCGATTTCCAACCCCTAaagagtttatatatttatatatcctcTATTTGAGGATTTAATCTTGAATGATGATAAAGCCTTGAGTTCAACTAACTTAACAAACGCTTAAAATGAGAATGCATTCATTGCAGAAGCTTCACCATGAGTGACTTGGTTTCGTGGTGTTTCAGTTGTAGATAGGCATCCAGTATGAGacctagatatttaacctcaCTTACTACGTTGACTACTGCCACCCTTTCCAacgaaattttacattttcttattgATAGCCGTTTTGGAGGGGTCAACTGCGACCTACCATCTCAACCGGGATCAGAGCTTTTTGCAATATGTCgcaaagggtatttcaaaatattgctcTTTCTATAATGATGCCTCGCTTACATTTATTAGCAGCGGATGCCCTTTTCGGTTTGTACACACAGCATTTGTAGTAATTTGTCTGCAACTAAGCTTTAGAGTAGAAGTGATAAAGTTCCCCTCGGCGGGCaaccttttattttaaaaaaatattcaccacATTTTTTAGTGTTTAATGCGTTCCGTCTCAGTCTTTTTAGAATGGATGCAACCGCTGTGCTGCATGCATCATACTTAGTGTGGCACTACTTTGCGCTGATGGCGTTGGGGGCGGTGGAGGTGGAGGTTGCGCTGCTGCCAACATATGCGCCATAGACGGATGATGTGCCATATGTGTTGGATGGTTGGGTTGCAGTGGCGTGTTTAACGACAAATGATGCGTGTGATGTAGGCCGTCGTGAGTGAGAGTACCATGCGTTGGTGGTGGAGGAGGCGGTGGTGGTGCATGATAATGATGTGGCATTTGAGTGGTTAGTGGCAAATTCAACAAATTACTATTGGCGTGCGTGCGAAAATGGACACTTAAGCTACTCGCCGAACTAAACTCTTTATCACAGTCGGGACATTTGAAGCTTTCGTGAAGTACGGAAGTGCCCGGCACTATATTATCGGGCACTGTACCACCGACTACTACCACCGGTTCAGGACAAGTGGTGTCAACTGCCTCATCCTCGTCATCTTCGCTTCGCTCTTGTAGTGCATGCTGTTTTCGTTTGTGAGCTTGCATATCACGTTGCCGGCTGAATGATTTGCCACATATATCGCAATGGTGATTCTTtaactgtgtgtgtgtgaccATATGTTTAGAGAGGTCGCCGGCGCTGTAGAAGGCCTTCTGACATACCGGACACAGTTGATCACGTATGCCAGTGTGTATCTTTTGATGCGCCTGAAAATTGCCCAGTGCAGAAAATTGTTTAGAGCAAATCTCACATTGAAATGGGCGCTCGCCGGTATGTGTACGCTGATGTATGTGCAGATTGTACTTTTGCGCGAATCGTCGAGGACAATAGTTGCAAGCAAATGGCTTCTCGCCAGTATGTGTGCGCAAATGCATCTGCAATTGTGCGGCGCATTTGAAGGTCTTATTGCATTCAAAACATGTTTGGGGTAGTTTAGGTATGGGTTTTGGACCACGTCGCTTATGCTCTTCAGGCGGTTTGCGTTGGTAACGTGAACGGCGCTTACTGAAGAAAAATAAGTGTTGGTAAAATAAGTAttgttaattattataaaaaatacttcttTTTCACATTATCGCCCACATCCGATTCGTCTTCAGAATCAGGTTCCAAAAATGTGTGGGTTTTATTACCCAATGATGTAATAGGCAAGTCTGTATTAGTCTCGGCATCACAACAACTTTCCGATATaatagggaaaataaaataaaatatgaaatagttacatcgaatacttttaaaatTACGTTTTACTTTACCCGTATCCTCGGTCTTGCAGACCCAGGTACTGCCGCAGTCTCATATCGGAGTTCTCACACTCCTGCTTGAAATGATACGCCACGCCCAATCGATAAATGCAATTATTGCATATAACTGCCGGTAAACCATCACTTTTATAAACCTTTAAAAATTATAGTTCCaaagatatttaaattaaataatccaATATGTTTGCTTGTGAAAATACCCTTATTTTAGCGCACATCATCAACATTGTGCAAGGCATCATCGCAAATTCAGTGCTATAAATGGACGTAAGAGCACCCTCTTCTAGGCAGACCCgacatattttatgaatattataatccattttattattatttatatttttattatttttagttatatttttattaggaaCTCTGGATGAAAACAGAAATCATGCGATTGTTTACGAATGTGGCAATAGGATTTATGAAAATGGGTGGATGCCGTATCGAAACGAATGTCGTATTAAAGgaagttaaatattaaattttagtgtacattgagatttttacaaatttttaatttattgcttaTATCATATTTTCTGCAGTTATTTATGCGTTGAATgacaaaaaacttgtttttgaatctgttgattttatttttgaacacatAATGTTGAGTTTAAGCATGAGCTGTTCTTTAATAAGATTATTGACGTTCTTTAGATACTtatagtaaataatatttttgtaggattacagaattttgtttttttttttatataatatctcatacattttaaatattttttcctcttaaaccaaattaataaaatcaaaagaatgattgtcaatattatttttgttgtgcaaTACCACCTGTGCAACACTTTAAGATACGGCAATATCGACAGACACCTAATCTGACATTTGTGACAGTTTGTTGCAAAAGCAGCCAAGCTCACATAATTTAACTGCATTGCCGATGACTTCCTTTCTAGTTTATTTCTTGAAGGTATGCGTACttattttttgtgaatcatACAAAAAAATCTCTTAACATCAGTGAAATTCAATAACATTTGTTCAAATTTACTTACATAGTCCATTGATAGATAATTTATGCCTGTTATACCAAATAGCTAATGTGAAATTTCCTTTTTCATCTTCTATTTTTTACGGATTCAACTTGGTGTATTTTCGTCGTACTTACAACCCAACTATGGACTCGCAATACGCTATTGCTCGGTATTCCTGTAGCGGACAAAATGGTTCAACGCTTGACTTTGAGAAGACGTCTGTCGTATAACACCAAATCCAACAGGAGACGTAT from Anastrepha ludens isolate Willacy chromosome 5, idAnaLude1.1, whole genome shotgun sequence includes these protein-coding regions:
- the LOC128862851 gene encoding glia maturation factor beta isoform X1, producing the protein MRKIGMGKNAQKSSGILSGIRLALYNTEIKFKKLKVDREKQLVVLDELLEDISVDELQETLPGHQPRYVIYTYKMIHDDQRISYPMCFIFYTPRDSQIELQMMYACTKSALQREVDLTRVYEIRELDELTEEWLREKLK
- the LOC128862848 gene encoding zinc finger protein 33B codes for the protein MDYNIHKICRVCLEEGALTSIYSTEFAMMPCTMLMMCAKIRVYKSDGLPAVICNNCIYRLGVAYHFKQECENSDMRLRQYLGLQDRGYGCCDAETNTDLPITSLGNKTHTFLEPDSEDESDVGDNVKKNKRRSRYQRKPPEEHKRRGPKPIPKLPQTCFECNKTFKCAAQLQMHLRTHTGEKPFACNYCPRRFAQKYNLHIHQRTHTGERPFQCEICSKQFSALGNFQAHQKIHTGIRDQLCPVCQKAFYSAGDLSKHMVTHTQLKNHHCDICGKSFSRQRDMQAHKRKQHALQERSEDDEDEAVDTTCPEPVVVVGGTVPDNIVPGTSVLHESFKCPDCDKEFSSASSLSVHFRTHANSNLLNLPLTTQMPHHYHAPPPPPPPPTHGTLTHDGLHHTHHLSLNTPLQPNHPTHMAHHPSMAHMLAAAQPPPPPPPTPSAQSSATLSMMHAAQRLHPF
- the LOC128862851 gene encoding glia maturation factor beta isoform X2 produces the protein MGDSKICDISDDVRDALKKFRFRKSTANSALILKVDREKQLVVLDELLEDISVDELQETLPGHQPRYVIYTYKMIHDDQRISYPMCFIFYTPRDSQIELQMMYACTKSALQREVDLTRVYEIRELDELTEEWLREKLK